GGTAACTGTAGAATTTAAATCATGGTTTTTTTTATCCGGTAAGAACTTTAGACAGTAACATGTGTTCATCTGCATGGTAATGGTAGAACTTTTACTTGTTCTGCACTATGTTTTCATTCTGCCTTGAAAAGGAACATAAACTCTAACAATTTTGTCTCTACCAATCATAACATACAACTTACAAAAAGTTAACCAACTGATGGGTATATATCAACTCCACCAGCCATTGAGTTTTTAATACTTAATATCAGGGAATTTTTGTTATGGTTCCAAATATAAACCACTATCACATGCAAGGCAAggatttgtataatatttaataatgtatTTGGTTATTGTAAAGTTAAACATGtataaagtaagaaaataagcagttgtctttttttcttctttttttttaaaggattGCTAAGGATATGTGTGAAGgtactttaattaaaatcaaatttactatttttttatttcttgcttatgtatgtttattttaaagaagTCAAATTTAAAGGCGTTATCACCAAAAAAAGTGTTATACATTTATAACGGCACAAGAGATTAAACTAGACAcacattaaagataaaatatacttttagtattaattttaaagacaagtccttaaattaaaatacatataaaataaccTTGTAGATTTGTTTCcacttttttccttttgtagGTAGAGAAACAAAATGAATAAGCTTTaggcaaaatatatatatatatatatatatatatatatatgacctAATTTATGgcttgtttattttatatttgtatatccACAATTACCGACTTAACTTAGTGATATAATTcacagataaaataaataaaggataaCTGTGATAAGAAAGAAATGACtagtaacaaaaataacaataagaaagAACATGTATCAATAGCAAAATTTCTAGTTCATCATAAAATTAATCCCTTTTTAGTACTAGtattaattaaactaaattatacgacttatttaaaatatagttttataacCAAACCAACTAATAAACCATTTAAAACATCGATTTTAAGTTTATCGGTCGATTAGGAATTAAACCAtggtcaaaataatattaataattacattatataaaataacattagagaaatacaatattataatttaataatactaaaagctaaaataacaagttttataagttttttaacaATCAAAAtggtaacaaaaataaaatatttcataatctTTGAATTTAAACCTCAAGCATATTCctaatttctattctttttttttttatcagcaaagcctaattttatattctatggcaaaattaaaatatttttaaaatgcatTAAACAATGGTAAATctgttttttagatttttgatcaatttaacACTGTTTCATGTCAATATAAGTTTTATGGTTGAAAAAGCAATGGTGAAATGAGGTTGACACCAATGCCAAATGAAATTGGATGTGGTTAAACCATATCTGCTTAGATGAAGGATACAAAATTTTCCATTCTAATAGGTGGTACATTCCAAACAAAACTGTTAATCCAAAATACTGCACAACGTTATGAACATGAAAGTTAACTAATGTACAAGTCATCCTAAAAGGCGAGGGTGGCCTGAGAACAGagaaaaagtttatttatataccaGTGTGAATTATGAGCTCCGCTGCAGCACCCATTGTACCTATCCCACCAACGCCCAACAGAGCAAGTGCAAGCTCCTCCTCGTTCAACTGCCTCAACCCATTGCTCAGTCTCTTCAACACATGCACATCTACTTCCAGCACCCAGTTAGGTGTGCAATCTACCATCAAACTCACAAAACCTGACACATAGGCACGCCAAGTAGCTGAATCACAGCCCAGTGATATCTTACCATCAAGTGCACTCGCCAGAAACTCCATGTGGGTACCCAAAACCTTCGGACGTCGCTTTGAAGCTGACGATGACGAATCAACTCCCCAAGCAAAGGCACCACACAGAACTGCAAAGTAAGCAAGTGCATATCCACCAAGCATTGCAACCATTCCACCACACTTTTCTTCCTGGTCAAATCTCTGAACAGATATAAACCAGGATGGCAAAGTTTCTTTTATTAGTAATTGAACCAGCGTCAACCCCCCTGATATCCAAACTAAAGAGGCCCCAAGTGCAGCAGCAAGCTTCACCCGAGTCATTGATGCTGCAAGTGAAGTCTGTCCATATCTTATGCCATCTTTGGTTGCTTTCAACTTTTCCAATCGCCCCCTTAGCAATCCACTGCATACAATTTCCCTCACAGAGTGCATTAAGATGGAAACAATTTCTTCTGTTAAGAAAACAATATCTCTGATTGACCGATAAGCACGTAAATAGAGGATTCCTGGAGCAACAGGGCAAAGCCCTCCGCATAAATGGTACTTAAATCCATGTCCTAGTAGGGCTCCAACACCACCATTGCTTGAGATAGGAGAGGTATTCGTACCCAGGGTAGCTGTGAAGCAACTTCTTAGAAGTTGAACAACCGCATCACTGTTGTGAAGGAAGACAGTTCTAGATGCTGAGAAGATGAGAAAGTCAGTCCAACGTTTAGCCTTTAGGGTCCACAAGGAAGCCACAATTGGCATGCAAGGCCATGGACAACCTGCGGCGAGGCTCTCCAATGTTTGGCCTGCCAAATTAAGAAAACGCTCTGATGCCTTGTCAACTTTGTAGGTTATGGTAAGGCTTGTGAAGGCAGCCAAGGGCAATGGAAGTGTGGCAGGAGAGCTGTCTCCTATGAAAACGAAGACCATTGGTCACAATactaataaacaaattaataatagcGTTGGGAGACAGAGAAACATGGAGGAAAACATTAGCTAAACGGCAGTTGGTATTAATACTCATGTAAAAAACAAACTTAATAGAAATAATTGTAATGAAATGTGagttaaaaatgtaaattttctGCGCTGAAAATGCATTAGAAATCGGAATCTCAAAAAGTTCATACAATTCAGGGTCATAACAATGAGAAAACCTGAAGCAAGGCTAGGCACATCAACACCAGTTGCAGCCAAAATTTTCCTGATCTGTCCCTCAACGTTCAGTAGATTTGCAGCGGGGCTAGGCCAGTCTGTTCCATTCATATATACAGGTTTCCAAACTCCTCGAGTCACTTCAGCAGAGAAGTAACTTATTATGGTTGCCAGAGATGCAGGAAGAAAATCAGCTAAATCTTTAAGACCTGATATTAAGAAAAGCATTTTGGTATTAATCGATTAAGGAGAATATACATAAACAAGAATTTGGCTGCTTTAGCTATATTTGGAGGTAAATACATGACCAAGAATTTTGAGACAGACATACTTTCGAAGTATGCATGCTAACAGTCagtaagattttttttgtaatttaggAATCACAAGTTGAACAAGTTATTCCACTGGATTTTATCCGATCAAACGCACATACCTGTTGCCAACTCACGTGGAGACAATCTTCCATGAGCACAGGCTGTAAGAGCAGCATCAACTACAAAGGGAATGGCTTCAAGAATATCCCAAGCAGGCAACTTTGGCCCTATAGAAGCATCTTCATTTGCAGGTCCGGAAGAGCTACTGCTTCCAGATGTAATAGTAGTTTGGCTTCCTCTATTAATCTTTCTGAACATCATGTTAAGAAGCCCCTCAACAATCTGGTGAAATGGGGTTCCATGGACAAGACCTGAGAGTGTTGAGGCTATACATGCTTGATGCTGCCGATACcaaacttttaattttggaaaGGAGTCAACAAATACAGAATTTGGCGATGATAAACTTGCTATTTCTGAGAGTCTCCTCCTATTACGATCTTTGTGGATGTTACCAGCTGACATTAAGTGGGAATTCCGTACTAATAGTAGGTATTCAGGAGTTAATTGAGAACCAACGGTGGGCACATCTCCAATTCCATATTCAAGAGGAGGTCGATTAAATCTCCATAActttaaaagaagaataaatgCATTTGAAAACACAGCATGGGCAGATATTTCTTCCCCTGATGTTAGCGTCCATGAGATATTCGGCACACATGACCCAAATACTTCACAGATTGGCATCAGTGAACACGCAAGCTGTGGAACCTGGTTAGAGAATGGAGTATGAATtcaaattataatgataataacaataatccTAGCTTGTGTAGACATACAAGGGTCTTGTACAAGGTAAGCATTATATAAGgcataaacaataaattttcctactgaatatttcttaattagtttcCTTTTGACCTAATATATAGGAAAAAACGAGGACCTAAGCCCGGTACTCTGTTTAGTAGGCAGCGAAGTAGAAAGGggttaaattaaacatttaggAATTGAATCAAACTTACCAAGCCATGCaatgaaaatatttgaacaCAATCAACAGATGCGATGCCAACAAAGAGTACATTAAGTATTGGAGCGTAATTAATCAAATAGTTGTTTCCTTCAGTGTTTTCTGCAGGAACTGGTGGGGACAACAACCTAAGAATGAAATGCACAGTGTGTTCCTGCAATAAATAGAGATCCAAATTCTATCAAGATGGAAGGTTGGTTAGAGATCCAAATTCTACTGAGCAAATTGTTGGAGTTTTTGTATGCTCTACTGTCTAACTCTTCGTTACCTGTATATTCCAGCCACGAATCAGGGATGCCCCGCAAAGAATGGCAGCAGCAGATATCTTTTCATCTTCTGATCCCCCAATtgcaatttcaaaaattttctcCAGTTCTGCTAAGCTTCCATCAAATCCAGGAGCGTAAATTCAGTTGCTTTACCTTTTGgtaaatttacaaaaaagagCATCTGAACCTGGCTTcaggaaagaaaaagaaaaactgaagACCAGgcaatgaaattttatttagtaatttatattCTACCCACTTATAGTCATTCGTGTTATGTTAAAAATTCAGTTTATGATCAATTATTGTTGAGTTTAGTAAATTATCCATGTTTCAGCATGTTAATTTGTCCTGACAGATGCATTAAGCGTGAGAATACTCGATGACTGAAAtgatagaaaacaaatttacataGAGGTTGTGCCATTTGAAAAAGATTGACCTTTTCAGTTGGCAGGATTACTTTTATCATTTATGGCATGTTTATTATGACAttgtttcaaaaataaaaacttccAAAAAAATAGTTTGGTAAAGGTCATAGCAGTGTAGCTATGGGCCTACAAAGAAGGAGCACAATAAATATTGTACAGCAACACTTTTGCCAAAAATTAGGACATTGCAGGTTACAACATGTATATAAGCCAATTGACTAAATAAGCCAAAATTAGATCATACCATGTAGCAGGACTTAAAACCAAAGCATTAACCGTCACTGAAGTAAGTGGAGCTCCCTTCATAAATGATGACCAGCCAGGTACTTGCGCTGGCATACACTGAGGTATTTGATTGATACGTCCATTTACATAACCCGGCCATAAGTATGCAGACGTGTCCAGTAGATTGCGAGCAATGCAAGCCTCAACTATCAGATGCCGCATGTTTCCAgctgaaaaggaagaaatattttaattaatttaagtttaCGCACACACATATGCATAATTACGAACAACAAATTCTAAGTAAAATATGAGACATCACCATACACATCTTTGGTTGTTACAGTTCATCTCAGCATGTGAAATATGAGACATGCTTTTTCAAATTTGGAAGAAAATCACACAGAATCACAAAATTGCAAACAAAATGCACTGCTTTCCTTTAGACAAAAGTTGTCCTAACTGTTGAAGATTcatatacaaatttttaattggCACTGAAAGCAATACAACTTACAACAATCAACTGGCATGTCCGTCATGTTGAGGCAGTCAAAATATGCACTCCCTATCGTGATGCCAGAAATAAATAGAATTGCTTTGGCAGCAGCTTGATTTGCAGCAAGGACAACAGACTGAGGTGGAGCAAGCAAGCTTTGATAATCACCCAATACCTGGAGACTCGAGACTAAATCATTGCGACATTTTCCTGGAACCTTTTTCCCTTTCCAGCAATCAAAGGGACCATTGTCTTCTTCATCAACTGCTATCctttcctcctcctcctcctcaaTAAGATTGCCAACAACAAGAGGTATGATACACAAGAGCATGCATAATCGAGTATCAAGATGAGGCATTGGGCCATCAATAGGATCTCTTTCCTGTAAGCAAAACCATACTTAAATTAAAGAAGTAAACTACTTTGAAAATTCCTTAATTCCAAAGCGTAATTGgacaacata
This portion of the Vigna unguiculata cultivar IT97K-499-35 chromosome 6, ASM411807v1, whole genome shotgun sequence genome encodes:
- the LOC114187322 gene encoding mediator of RNA polymerase II transcription subunit 33A, giving the protein MDGVAEMTKAAQQKGSDPLLWAVQMYSNLNSAGEALPSVELAHFLVSYICWDNNVPILWKFLEKALTLQIVPPMLLLALLSVRVIPCRHVQPAAYRLYLELLKRHAFELKSQINRPDYQKVMKSVDSVLHLSNIFGVSQSEPGILVVEFIFSIVWQLLDASLDDEGLLEFTPDKKSRWATLYHDMELDSLDDNSDKKTEHHEQLQNANTLMAVEMIGQFLQDKISSRILYLARQNLPAHWLCFTQRLQLLAANSLALRKSRTLSPEALLQLSSDSCMVLSREYKTNSQQKFQTVMSFEYLSSSASLCHGASHSALWIPLDLVLEDSMDGYQVSATSAIETISGLMKTLRAINGTSWHDTFLGLWLATLRLVQRERDPIDGPMPHLDTRLCMLLCIIPLVVGNLIEEEEEERIAVDEEDNGPFDCWKGKKVPGKCRNDLVSSLQVLGDYQSLLAPPQSVVLAANQAAAKAILFISGITIGSAYFDCLNMTDMPVDCSGNMRHLIVEACIARNLLDTSAYLWPGYVNGRINQIPQCMPAQVPGWSSFMKGAPLTSVTVNALVLSPATCLAELEKIFEIAIGGSEDEKISAAAILCGASLIRGWNIQEHTVHFILRLLSPPVPAENTEGNNYLINYAPILNVLFVGIASVDCVQIFSLHGLVPQLACSLMPICEVFGSCVPNISWTLTSGEEISAHAVFSNAFILLLKLWRFNRPPLEYGIGDVPTVGSQLTPEYLLLVRNSHLMSAGNIHKDRNRRRLSEIASLSSPNSVFVDSFPKLKVWYRQHQACIASTLSGLVHGTPFHQIVEGLLNMMFRKINRGSQTTITSGSSSSSGPANEDASIGPKLPAWDILEAIPFVVDAALTACAHGRLSPRELATGLKDLADFLPASLATIISYFSAEVTRGVWKPVYMNGTDWPSPAANLLNVEGQIRKILAATGVDVPSLASGDSSPATLPLPLAAFTSLTITYKVDKASERFLNLAGQTLESLAAGCPWPCMPIVASLWTLKAKRWTDFLIFSASRTVFLHNSDAVVQLLRSCFTATLGTNTSPISSNGGVGALLGHGFKYHLCGGLCPVAPGILYLRAYRSIRDIVFLTEEIVSILMHSVREIVCSGLLRGRLEKLKATKDGIRYGQTSLAASMTRVKLAAALGASLVWISGGLTLVQLLIKETLPSWFISVQRFDQEEKCGGMVAMLGGYALAYFAVLCGAFAWGVDSSSSASKRRPKVLGTHMEFLASALDGKISLGCDSATWRAYVSGFVSLMVDCTPNWVLEVDVHVLKRLSNGLRQLNEEELALALLGVGGIGTMGAAAELIIHTGI